The following are encoded together in the Planctobacterium marinum genome:
- a CDS encoding thioesterase family protein, with protein MQPDDYIQLINESDDLSQLQLTVPGDWAQGRTVFGGLSAGLLYQVLKCIVPSERVLRSITFNFVGPLNTEQPFGFTWQLLREGKNATQITASIVQNEQICLTALACFAQDRQSKVLVEANVKPLPEPPKKAKFIPQIPRITPKFLRHIDLSISEGKVPFTGSKQSSYKGWMRLKKAPKVFTDAHILTLIDAWPPTILQMPLGPAPASTMSWNVEFVHPHKPLAPEAWLAYEAHTVQAYGGYGHAEAQIHDEEGELVAISRQLIAIFDQ; from the coding sequence TATATTCAGCTCATCAATGAATCTGATGATTTATCGCAATTACAACTGACAGTGCCGGGTGACTGGGCACAAGGCCGTACGGTTTTTGGTGGCTTGTCTGCCGGGCTTCTTTACCAGGTTTTAAAGTGCATTGTTCCCTCAGAGCGAGTGTTGCGCTCTATTACCTTTAACTTTGTCGGGCCGTTAAATACTGAGCAGCCCTTCGGTTTTACCTGGCAACTACTGAGGGAAGGAAAAAACGCCACGCAAATTACCGCCAGTATCGTGCAGAACGAGCAAATATGTTTAACTGCTCTTGCTTGTTTCGCCCAGGACAGACAATCTAAAGTGTTGGTTGAAGCTAATGTAAAACCACTTCCCGAACCACCTAAGAAAGCCAAATTTATTCCGCAAATCCCCCGCATCACGCCGAAGTTCTTGCGCCATATTGATTTGTCAATTTCTGAGGGAAAAGTGCCCTTCACCGGCAGTAAACAATCCAGCTACAAAGGCTGGATGCGCTTGAAAAAAGCGCCTAAGGTATTTACCGACGCGCACATATTAACGCTGATTGACGCCTGGCCACCGACCATCTTGCAAATGCCCTTAGGTCCTGCGCCTGCCAGTACCATGAGTTGGAATGTAGAGTTTGTGCACCCACACAAACCATTGGCTCCTGAAGCCTGGTTAGCTTATGAGGCCCATACGGTGCAAGCCTATGGTGGCTATGGCCACGCTGAAGCACAAATCCACGATGAAGAAGGCGAACTGGTTGCGATCAGTCGTCAGCTGATTGCGATTTTTGATCAATAA